The sequence CGTCGTAGGACTCCTCGTGGTGGAGGTCCGCGAAGTCGATGTCCCCGCGTTCGTGGACGCCGCTGCTCTGGGTCACGACGCGGGTCCGACCGTCGGTGTTCAGCAGTACGTCGAGGAGGTGGCCGGTCAGCGCGAAGTGCCCGAGGTGATTGACGCCGAACTGCATCTCGAAGCCGTCGGCGGTCTCGCTTCGGGGAATCGCCATCACGCCCGCGTTGTTACAGAGGACGTGGAGGTCGTCGTGGGCCGCGCGGAACTCGTCGGCGAACGCCCGGACCGAGTCCAAGTCCGCCAAGTCGAGTTCGGCCACTTCGAGCGACCCGCGGACGCGCCCGTCGTCCTCGGTGCGGATGCGGCGCTTGGCCTCCTCGCCGCGCTCCTCGCTCCGGCAGGCCATGACGACGTGTGCGCCCTTCCGGGCGAACGCGCGGGTCGCCTCGTAGCCGAGGCCGCTGTTCGCGCCCGTGACGACCACGACGCGGTCGTCCATCTCCGGCATCTCGGCCGTGGTCCACTCGCCGCGGTTCCGTGACATGTACCGGCGTAGGGGCGGGAGCCACAGAAATCCATCGACGGCCGCGACGCGACGGCAAGAACGCCTTTGCTCGTGGAGTCCTCCGAGTCAGGCATGTCGGACGACGACTCGGAGAACGAACCAGCACTCACGGACGCCGAACAGGATGCCCTTCACGAGATGCAGGTCGGCATCGAACACGTTCGCCGGGGGTACGGCCGCCTGTTGGACTGTCACCACGAGGTCGGCCGCGGGATGGACCGCTTCGACGCGGCCCGCGAGACGTTGCGG is a genomic window of Halorussus salinus containing:
- a CDS encoding oxidoreductase, giving the protein MSRNRGEWTTAEMPEMDDRVVVVTGANSGLGYEATRAFARKGAHVVMACRSEERGEEAKRRIRTEDDGRVRGSLEVAELDLADLDSVRAFADEFRAAHDDLHVLCNNAGVMAIPRSETADGFEMQFGVNHLGHFALTGHLLDVLLNTDGRTRVVTQSSGVHERGDIDFADLHHEESYDEWAAYAQSKLANVLFAYELQRRLDGADAEVASVACHPGYAATNLQRRGPEMSDSTVRLWAMKAANALLAQSAEDGALPMLYAASAHDIEGGEYVGPGGLLNMRGPPEIQRSSEISYDRNRADRLWRVSEEATGVTYDLERSATAD